One Alphaproteobacteria bacterium genomic window carries:
- a CDS encoding outer membrane protein assembly factor BamE yields MCTLIIVAGCAQTHDHRGHMIEPEDLARVHVKKDDKETVRTVLGSPTFIDSFAKNQWIYAYQHTTRRSFMHPDTVQFQAIRLTFAKNGTLSRIDKEMRTTIPGVTPTPVSTKTSGHRSTFIQQLFGNFGKYRHNK; encoded by the coding sequence ATGTGCACTCTAATCATTGTTGCAGGGTGTGCCCAAACACATGATCACCGGGGTCATATGATCGAGCCGGAAGACCTTGCCCGCGTACACGTAAAAAAAGATGACAAAGAAACTGTCCGTACAGTGCTTGGATCACCTACATTTATTGACAGCTTCGCCAAGAATCAATGGATTTATGCGTATCAACACACCACACGCAGAAGTTTTATGCACCCGGATACTGTTCAATTTCAAGCCATTCGCCTCACGTTTGCAAAAAATGGCACACTCTCCCGCATTGACAAAGAGATGCGCACCACAATTCCTGGTGTAACCCCAACACCTGTATCCACCAAAACAAGCGGGCACCGCAGTACTTTTATTCAGCAACTTTTTGGCAATTTTGGGAAGTATCGCCACAACAAGTGA
- a CDS encoding septum formation initiator family protein, with product MFLREIRRRTQRLIWPIFGAGIFMYFAYHLVSGSRGFLAWRNLTNHVELRRIHLDELRTEEQHLQHRVSLLKGKTASHDLISERAKASLGLALPDEIMIVYDTQPRT from the coding sequence ATGTTTTTACGTGAAATACGCAGGCGTACCCAACGGTTGATTTGGCCCATTTTTGGGGCTGGGATCTTTATGTATTTTGCGTACCATTTGGTCAGCGGATCACGGGGATTCTTAGCCTGGCGCAATTTAACAAATCACGTCGAATTGCGGCGTATACACCTTGATGAGTTACGTACAGAAGAACAACACTTGCAACACCGTGTATCTTTGTTAAAAGGGAAAACCGCAAGCCATGATTTAATTAGCGAACGGGCGAAGGCTTCTCTCGGGTTGGCTCTTCCTGATGAAATTATGATTGTTTATGATACCCAGCCCCGCACATAG
- the yacG gene encoding DNA gyrase inhibitor YacG, with protein sequence MSSVPPLQKYSSLKKCVICKKEYTEMTYAPFCSKRCKLIDLHRWLDGSYSVPTNEKEEE encoded by the coding sequence ATGTCATCAGTTCCCCCTTTACAAAAATACTCCTCCTTGAAAAAATGTGTTATCTGTAAAAAAGAATACACAGAAATGACCTATGCTCCGTTTTGCTCAAAACGATGCAAGCTTATTGACTTGCATCGTTGGTTAGATGGTTCTTATAGTGTGCCAACAAATGAAAAAGAAGAGGAATAA
- a CDS encoding DUF819 family protein: MISSLESITPSFVDPSNHIALMAILFLGAYVGLTLNKVKALRYLSPVFLTMAFMACLSNTHIIPNEAPAYDFVWGYFIPLSIPLILMRADLKTVFKAGGPTLTAFMFGTIGTILGTITVFTLFEMPGELGKLVSMFCATYIGGSVNFATVSQALELRDSQLFSAGVAADNITMALYFTTLGLISVSAYMLKLYPVNPELTASTHHHTEKEQKLDVFQVLMAVFVSLGIFAVSKYLSTLIKSKTGYTIDALLFVTTGSIIFANACRDLAQKLHQAEVIGYALLQVFFGVIGASADVVKAFTVAPQIFLMTVTLLCVQLLVIFSLSRMAGLDLRSIIIACNANVGGPGTAAAMATSFGWREQVVPGILTGVLGYAIANYIGVGMAKLYGIA; the protein is encoded by the coding sequence ATGATATCATCTCTTGAATCTATAACCCCATCTTTTGTCGATCCCTCAAACCACATTGCTCTTATGGCCATTCTTTTTCTTGGGGCCTATGTCGGGCTTACACTGAACAAAGTCAAGGCTCTACGCTATCTTTCACCCGTTTTCTTGACGATGGCTTTCATGGCGTGTCTCTCTAATACTCACATTATTCCTAATGAAGCTCCTGCCTACGACTTCGTATGGGGTTATTTCATTCCCCTATCCATACCCTTGATTCTCATGCGTGCTGATCTTAAAACAGTTTTTAAGGCAGGAGGACCAACACTGACCGCGTTTATGTTTGGTACTATTGGCACTATTCTGGGAACGATTACCGTATTTACACTTTTTGAAATGCCAGGTGAGTTGGGCAAACTTGTTTCTATGTTTTGTGCGACCTATATTGGGGGATCAGTGAACTTTGCAACTGTTTCACAGGCACTTGAGCTACGTGATAGTCAGTTATTTAGTGCTGGTGTTGCCGCAGATAATATAACCATGGCACTTTATTTTACCACTCTTGGACTGATATCTGTGAGTGCCTACATGTTAAAGTTGTACCCGGTCAACCCTGAACTTACCGCATCAACGCATCACCACACGGAAAAAGAACAGAAACTGGATGTTTTCCAGGTTCTCATGGCTGTTTTTGTTTCTCTTGGGATTTTTGCTGTCTCAAAGTATCTATCAACACTCATCAAAAGCAAGACAGGTTACACCATAGATGCTCTTCTTTTCGTCACAACAGGCTCTATTATTTTTGCAAATGCTTGTCGAGATTTAGCGCAAAAACTTCATCAAGCAGAGGTTATTGGGTATGCTTTGCTTCAGGTTTTCTTTGGTGTTATTGGTGCAAGCGCTGATGTTGTCAAAGCCTTTACAGTAGCTCCTCAAATTTTCTTAATGACTGTTACACTGCTTTGTGTCCAACTGCTGGTCATTTTTAGTCTTAGCCGGATGGCGGGACTCGATTTACGGTCGATCATTATTGCATGCAATGCCAATGTCGGAGGGCCCGGAACGGCTGCCGCCATGGCGACAAGCTTTGGATGGCGAGAGCAAGTTGTCCCAGGTATCCTCACCGGAGTCTTAGGATATGCAATCGCAAACTATATCGGTGTGGGTATGGCGAAACTTTACGGTATTGCATAA
- the infA gene encoding translation initiation factor IF-1, with the protein MAKEDAIEFSGIVEELLPNAMFRVKLENGREITAHISGRMRKNRIRVLVQDRVTIEMTPYDLTQGRIIFREK; encoded by the coding sequence TTGGCTAAAGAAGACGCAATTGAGTTCAGTGGTATTGTTGAGGAGTTACTTCCTAATGCTATGTTTCGGGTAAAACTCGAAAATGGCCGTGAAATCACCGCTCATATTTCAGGGCGCATGCGTAAAAACCGCATCCGGGTCCTTGTTCAAGACAGGGTTACCATTGAGATGACACCCTATGATTTGACCCAAGGCCGAATTATTTTTCGCGAAAAATAA
- the mlaD gene encoding outer membrane lipid asymmetry maintenance protein MlaD: MQDRTFETLIGAIICAIALIFGAYAYKSTDLGGSSEPSYTLSAKFERIDGLKTGADVRISGVKVGSVISSTISKDEFLANVTFTLRKDIAIPDDSSAEIHSDGLLGGKFLQIVPGGSTTTIPPHGQITITQSSVSLEELISGMMYGKKE; the protein is encoded by the coding sequence ATGCAAGATAGAACGTTTGAAACACTCATCGGCGCAATTATTTGTGCTATTGCCTTGATTTTTGGGGCTTATGCCTACAAAAGTACCGACCTGGGAGGCAGCAGCGAACCCAGTTACACGCTTTCAGCGAAATTCGAGCGCATCGATGGGCTTAAAACAGGAGCTGATGTGCGTATTAGCGGTGTAAAAGTAGGATCTGTGATTTCTAGCACCATCAGTAAGGATGAATTTCTCGCAAACGTTACCTTTACCTTGCGTAAAGACATTGCCATTCCCGATGATTCATCCGCAGAAATTCACAGTGATGGCTTACTCGGAGGAAAGTTTTTGCAAATTGTTCCTGGAGGAAGCACAACAACAATCCCCCCCCATGGCCAAATAACAATTACGCAATCGTCAGTGAGCCTGGAAGAGCTCATTAGTGGCATGATGTATGGCAAGAAAGAATAA
- a CDS encoding outer membrane beta-barrel protein — protein MKKLLIGISVVGIGVAHAASFDGIHVGVQGGYGGTKGKVQSYEYSTNKPMAKSELNPMGFEGGFSLGYLHNVGSNVHVGIDCEANIPTGKAQNTFDVLVTDKAFTLKTKNKMSYAGSLVLGYAFGNAMPYVKLGYGMHKYSLDLARRVGGILPLPAYNAKKTKTLSGFRVALGSQIALSDCVLMGFEYGHTLLSKKLTISDDGAAGPNSRKFTLKPSAAQSFKLRLTYRFGM, from the coding sequence ATGAAAAAACTACTTATTGGAATCAGTGTTGTCGGAATAGGTGTTGCGCATGCGGCATCTTTCGATGGCATTCACGTGGGGGTTCAGGGCGGCTATGGCGGAACAAAGGGAAAAGTTCAATCATATGAGTACTCTACGAATAAACCTATGGCGAAATCCGAATTAAATCCCATGGGGTTCGAAGGCGGATTTTCACTGGGGTACCTGCACAATGTGGGGTCAAACGTTCACGTTGGTATTGATTGCGAAGCAAACATTCCCACGGGCAAGGCCCAAAATACCTTTGATGTTCTGGTTACCGATAAGGCATTCACACTCAAGACCAAAAATAAGATGAGTTATGCAGGATCGTTGGTTTTGGGATATGCCTTTGGCAATGCGATGCCGTATGTAAAATTAGGGTACGGAATGCACAAGTATAGCCTTGACCTCGCCCGACGCGTGGGGGGAATCCTTCCTCTTCCTGCCTATAATGCGAAGAAAACAAAAACCCTCTCTGGGTTTCGTGTGGCCTTGGGATCGCAAATAGCCCTATCGGACTGCGTGCTGATGGGTTTTGAATATGGTCACACACTGTTGTCCAAAAAACTGACAATTTCTGATGATGGTGCCGCTGGCCCAAACTCACGTAAGTTTACGCTGAAGCCATCCGCAGCCCAATCATTTAAGCTACGTCTTACCTATCGTTTCGGTATGTAA
- the infB gene encoding translation initiation factor IF-2 has translation MTDTKNTKSQKLSLGGDALKRIRDQQQKAPGGRSTVTVEVRRRRMPGDSHQGMQQGRIPSTLTIKKSQAHEEVETSTQASDRPEKRTFPAGNDRLNAIREALSSQNSGVQTPRMFGDDLLRDNLSRLDEDARRRKEIELRQKAEADSAARKRDERNDRDTDKSAVYAAAPVSKNAFSPRDDERRHHHAKTSSDTHTHRTANADDTESIRNKAKTAPQARISDGSRRNTGRISVRQAMDITEDVDHQRTRSMASIRRAREKERKRQMQADTKKVVREVTIPEVITVQELANRMAERVAIVIKTLLSLDVMVTANQTIDADTAELVVTELGHKHRRVSESDVEHDDLSAQDSADTMIARCPVVTIMGHVDHGKTSLLDAIRNTDVAEGEAGKITQHIGAYQVQTKKGQRITFIDTPGHAAFNQMRARGANVTDIVVLVVAANDSVKDQTVEAIQHAKAAGVPIIVAVNKIDLPDADSMKVKTDLLQHEVIVEDMSGDVQCVEVSAKAGLGLDKLEEAILLQAEMMDLKANANRPANGVVIESRMEIGQGPVATVLIQGGTLKMGDIFIAGTEYGRVRLLKNERNARLVTAEPSTPVEVVGFNGSPAAGDEFAVVSSDNQAREIAEYRQRKTREAQVLAARKTMDQLFSENALGKELAVVVKADVQGSQEAICGSLAKIGTDEVSVRVVGTGVGGINESDISLAMATKARVLGFNVRANAQAKDLAHKEGIAIKYYSVIYDIIDDIKAILSGMLAPTIRETFCGTAEVMQVIKVTKVGKIAGCVVRDGSIKRGAKVRLLRKDVIIHEGALKTLRRFKDEVQSVNNGLECGIAFDNFQDMRVGDIIECFEVTEIARKL, from the coding sequence ATGACGGATACGAAAAATACAAAATCTCAGAAGCTCTCACTTGGAGGCGATGCCCTCAAGCGTATACGAGATCAGCAACAAAAAGCGCCTGGTGGTCGCTCTACGGTTACGGTCGAGGTGCGTCGTCGTCGAATGCCTGGCGACTCTCATCAGGGCATGCAACAGGGCCGTATTCCCTCAACGTTGACCATCAAGAAGTCTCAGGCGCATGAAGAGGTGGAAACCTCCACGCAGGCATCTGATCGCCCTGAAAAAAGGACTTTCCCAGCGGGTAATGATCGCCTGAATGCAATCCGCGAAGCTCTTTCATCTCAAAACTCTGGCGTTCAAACACCTCGAATGTTTGGTGATGACCTTTTGCGTGATAATCTTTCCAGGCTTGATGAGGATGCACGCCGACGTAAAGAGATTGAGTTGCGTCAAAAAGCGGAAGCAGATTCTGCTGCGCGCAAGCGTGATGAACGTAATGATAGGGATACAGATAAAAGCGCAGTATATGCTGCGGCGCCGGTATCTAAAAACGCTTTCTCTCCACGTGATGACGAACGTCGTCATCACCATGCAAAAACATCTTCTGATACACATACCCACCGAACGGCAAATGCCGACGATACTGAGTCCATTCGTAACAAAGCAAAAACGGCACCCCAAGCTCGCATAAGTGATGGAAGCCGCCGAAACACTGGACGAATTTCTGTTCGCCAGGCCATGGATATCACGGAGGATGTTGATCACCAACGTACGCGAAGCATGGCGTCAATTCGGCGGGCAAGGGAAAAAGAACGTAAGCGCCAAATGCAGGCTGATACGAAAAAAGTTGTGCGTGAGGTCACGATCCCGGAAGTTATTACGGTGCAAGAACTAGCGAATCGCATGGCTGAGCGCGTGGCTATTGTTATCAAGACACTTTTGAGTCTGGATGTAATGGTAACTGCTAACCAAACAATTGACGCTGACACAGCGGAGCTTGTTGTAACGGAACTGGGCCATAAACATCGTCGGGTTTCTGAAAGCGACGTTGAGCATGATGATCTTAGCGCTCAGGATTCGGCTGATACAATGATTGCCCGTTGTCCCGTTGTAACGATCATGGGGCATGTGGATCATGGAAAAACATCATTGCTTGATGCCATCCGCAACACGGACGTTGCAGAAGGTGAAGCAGGTAAGATTACACAGCATATTGGCGCTTACCAAGTGCAAACGAAAAAGGGTCAACGGATCACTTTTATTGATACACCTGGCCATGCAGCATTTAATCAAATGCGGGCGCGAGGGGCAAATGTTACGGATATTGTGGTGCTTGTCGTTGCTGCGAATGACAGTGTGAAGGACCAAACCGTTGAGGCCATCCAACACGCAAAAGCAGCGGGGGTTCCCATTATCGTGGCTGTAAACAAGATTGATTTACCAGATGCAGATTCTATGAAGGTTAAAACAGATTTGCTGCAGCATGAGGTTATTGTTGAGGATATGAGTGGTGACGTGCAGTGTGTTGAAGTTTCCGCAAAAGCAGGACTAGGCCTTGATAAACTTGAGGAAGCGATTCTTCTGCAAGCCGAAATGATGGATCTCAAAGCTAATGCTAATCGTCCTGCCAATGGTGTTGTCATTGAGTCCCGTATGGAAATAGGTCAAGGGCCTGTAGCAACAGTACTGATTCAAGGCGGAACCCTAAAAATGGGTGATATTTTTATTGCAGGGACTGAGTATGGCCGTGTTCGCCTACTGAAAAACGAAAGAAATGCGCGCTTGGTTACAGCAGAGCCATCGACACCTGTGGAGGTTGTCGGCTTTAATGGTTCGCCAGCTGCAGGAGACGAGTTTGCGGTTGTTTCTTCAGATAACCAAGCCCGCGAAATTGCTGAGTACCGCCAACGTAAGACCCGTGAAGCCCAGGTCCTTGCGGCCCGCAAAACTATGGATCAGCTATTTTCTGAAAATGCGCTTGGCAAAGAGTTGGCCGTTGTTGTTAAGGCAGATGTGCAAGGTTCTCAAGAGGCCATTTGTGGATCACTTGCTAAAATAGGTACGGATGAGGTCAGTGTTCGTGTTGTGGGTACCGGAGTTGGTGGCATTAATGAAAGCGATATTAGCCTTGCGATGGCCACGAAAGCGCGTGTTCTTGGGTTTAATGTGCGCGCCAATGCGCAAGCCAAAGATCTTGCCCATAAAGAGGGGATTGCCATTAAGTACTACTCCGTCATTTACGATATTATTGACGATATAAAAGCCATTCTTTCGGGGATGTTAGCGCCTACTATTCGAGAAACTTTTTGTGGTACAGCGGAGGTTATGCAGGTCATCAAAGTTACCAAAGTTGGAAAGATTGCTGGTTGTGTTGTGCGTGATGGATCCATCAAACGTGGGGCAAAAGTTCGTTTGTTGCGCAAGGATGTGATCATTCACGAGGGAGCACTTAAAACACTGCGGCGCTTCAAGGATGAGGTGCAGTCTGTGAATAACGGCCTTGAATGTGGTATTGCCTTTGACAATTTTCAAGACATGCGTGTTGGAGATATTATCGAGTGCTTTGAGGTCACAGAAATCGCTCGAAAGCTTTAA
- the nusA gene encoding transcription termination/antitermination protein NusA: MNIREVISGAEALAREKNLDIDEVLEAIEQAIQKAARTKFGLEKDIRAKIVKESGELELTRCREVVEVFEDPSDSGSKVLLSDARRESPKAELGDVLVDHLPNIDFGRVAAQTARQVITQRIREAERTRNYNEYIGRVSEIINGTIRRFEFGNAIVDLGKTEAILRRDEIIPRENLRIGDRVRAYIMDVKSDVRGPQIFLSRTHPQFMAQLFAQEVPEIYDGVIQIVGVARDPGSRAKIAVFARDSSIDPIGACVGMRGSRVQNIVNELQGEKIDIVPWSDNLGTFIVSALVPAEVVKVIVDEERNKVDVVVPDDQLSLAIGRRGQNVRLAAQLVGFDIDVLTEAQESERRSQNLKARTELFTSVLDVDDVIAHILAVEGFVSIEDIVMSDTSEIAAIEGFDDNVAAEIQARANVYLVKKNEDLRAKLKEMKVNDDLLDVEGVSLGMVHTLATKNILSRDALAELAGDELRETLKEHNLSHDVSNEIIMKARAHWFDEDADK, from the coding sequence ATGAATATTCGTGAAGTTATTTCAGGCGCCGAGGCCTTGGCACGCGAGAAAAACCTTGACATTGATGAGGTTCTAGAGGCGATTGAGCAAGCCATTCAAAAAGCAGCGCGGACCAAATTTGGCCTTGAAAAAGACATTCGTGCCAAGATTGTCAAAGAATCGGGGGAATTAGAGCTCACACGGTGCCGTGAAGTTGTTGAGGTATTTGAGGACCCGAGTGATTCTGGAAGTAAGGTTTTGCTTTCTGATGCGCGTCGTGAGTCGCCCAAGGCTGAGCTCGGTGATGTGTTAGTCGATCACTTACCCAACATCGATTTTGGTCGTGTGGCCGCTCAAACAGCCCGTCAGGTCATTACACAGCGTATTCGAGAAGCGGAACGCACGCGCAATTATAACGAGTATATCGGACGAGTCAGTGAAATTATTAACGGTACTATTCGGCGGTTTGAGTTTGGTAACGCCATTGTTGATCTTGGCAAAACAGAAGCTATTCTTCGTAGAGATGAGATTATCCCACGAGAAAACTTACGCATTGGTGATCGGGTGCGTGCTTATATTATGGATGTCAAAAGTGACGTACGTGGTCCGCAAATCTTTTTATCACGGACACATCCGCAGTTTATGGCCCAGTTATTTGCTCAGGAAGTACCAGAGATCTACGATGGTGTAATCCAAATTGTCGGGGTGGCGCGTGACCCCGGAAGCCGTGCAAAAATAGCTGTTTTCGCACGTGATTCATCTATTGATCCTATTGGTGCGTGTGTAGGAATGCGCGGTAGTCGTGTTCAGAATATCGTGAATGAGCTGCAGGGAGAAAAAATCGATATTGTGCCGTGGTCTGATAACCTTGGAACATTTATTGTAAGCGCCCTTGTTCCTGCTGAGGTTGTAAAGGTTATTGTTGATGAGGAGCGCAACAAAGTGGATGTTGTTGTTCCTGATGATCAGCTAAGCTTAGCAATTGGGCGTCGCGGCCAGAATGTGCGTTTGGCTGCCCAGCTGGTTGGTTTTGATATTGATGTTCTTACTGAAGCTCAAGAGTCTGAACGTCGCTCTCAAAACTTAAAAGCCCGGACGGAGCTTTTCACAAGCGTTCTGGACGTTGATGATGTAATCGCCCATATTCTAGCCGTTGAGGGATTTGTAAGTATTGAGGACATTGTCATGAGTGATACTTCGGAAATTGCTGCAATTGAAGGCTTTGATGACAATGTAGCCGCAGAAATTCAGGCGCGGGCGAATGTCTATCTTGTGAAGAAAAACGAAGACCTTCGTGCTAAGCTTAAGGAAATGAAAGTTAATGATGATCTTTTAGATGTTGAAGGGGTATCCCTTGGTATGGTACATACCCTAGCAACGAAGAATATTTTGTCACGTGATGCTCTGGCGGAACTTGCTGGCGATGAGCTGCGGGAAACCCTGAAAGAGCATAATCTTTCACATGATGTTTCGAATGAAATCATTATGAAGGCACGTGCACACTGGTTTGACGAGGATGCTGATAAATAA
- a CDS encoding 30S ribosomal protein S21 produces the protein MIVIVRDNNVDQAARALKKKLQREGLFREIKLRRHYEKPSERKLRQKAESERRVRKLMRKRFEREGY, from the coding sequence ATGATCGTTATTGTTCGCGATAACAATGTAGATCAGGCCGCTCGTGCATTAAAGAAAAAGCTTCAGCGTGAGGGTCTCTTTCGGGAGATCAAGTTACGCCGGCATTATGAAAAGCCATCCGAGCGCAAACTACGCCAGAAGGCTGAATCGGAACGCCGCGTTCGTAAACTTATGCGTAAGCGCTTTGAGCGCGAGGGTTATTAA
- a CDS encoding ribosome maturation factor RimP, producing the protein MIAVAITPVEDKVLQALLPSFGTLGYTIVRVQVRGTERITLEILIERVDGEPVALSDCVQASHQASAILDVEDPLDRAYSLEIFSPGLDRPFTRMEDFTRYQGKDVRVKTDIAYEGRKRFRGTLTRVDEEEIFVAVEEGDVPIAIRKEHINQANLCSD; encoded by the coding sequence ATGATTGCAGTTGCTATAACGCCGGTAGAGGATAAAGTTCTTCAAGCACTTTTACCCTCTTTTGGAACCCTGGGGTATACAATTGTTCGTGTGCAAGTGCGGGGCACGGAGCGCATTACTCTGGAGATTCTGATTGAGCGTGTGGATGGAGAGCCGGTGGCGTTGAGTGATTGTGTGCAAGCATCACACCAAGCATCGGCTATTTTAGATGTGGAGGATCCACTGGACCGAGCTTATTCGTTGGAGATATTTTCTCCCGGACTTGATCGTCCTTTTACGCGCATGGAAGATTTTACCCGTTATCAGGGGAAAGACGTGCGGGTGAAAACGGATATTGCTTACGAGGGGCGTAAGCGCTTCAGGGGAACTCTCACGCGCGTGGACGAAGAAGAAATCTTCGTGGCTGTGGAAGAAGGCGATGTGCCTATCGCCATTCGCAAGGAGCACATTAATCAAGCAAACTTATGTTCTGATTAG
- a CDS encoding cation:dicarboxylase symporter family transporter gives MHRVLSFMVSSSVGRIFVTLGIFMLLAPAIPHVCHRTFYTISLLIKDMLMIILPIVVVVFIASSLSLFQLKAPALILSIMLFEFVSNATAVMFAYASSAGILAQVTQLTHMPASKVSLEPWFSLGAYKPSFWSSDKALLAGALLGLLTVFWREAPWDSPLQRLRDRINALFTMTVGKLAPVFLLGFLSNMYAGGASTILGSAQLGALGLSTFVVCAYVVLLYILAGKGQIKLALKAMNNAFPSLFMSFTTMCSITTMPYTIQCAEKNMRDPSMAKMIIPATTNIQQAGDCLMNALFCLILLKTYGMPIPGLWEWSIFVGVFATARFATAGVMGGAIFIMLPLYEKYLGFTAEMSAILLALNVLFDPIITAMNVYANGALCIIFERFWLCLEGGYDALRKRLIAS, from the coding sequence ATGCACCGAGTATTATCGTTCATGGTCTCCTCATCGGTGGGACGTATTTTTGTGACATTAGGGATTTTTATGCTTTTGGCGCCAGCGATTCCCCATGTTTGTCATCGGACCTTCTACACGATAAGCTTGCTGATTAAAGATATGTTGATGATTATCCTGCCAATTGTTGTCGTTGTTTTTATCGCATCAAGTTTATCCCTGTTTCAGCTGAAAGCGCCTGCTTTAATTCTGAGCATTATGCTGTTTGAGTTTGTTTCGAATGCGACGGCCGTGATGTTTGCTTACGCCAGCAGCGCAGGTATTTTGGCACAAGTAACACAATTGACCCACATGCCAGCATCTAAGGTATCACTAGAGCCGTGGTTTTCTTTGGGTGCCTACAAGCCTTCTTTTTGGAGCAGTGATAAGGCTCTGCTCGCTGGGGCGCTCTTGGGCTTGTTGACGGTATTTTGGCGCGAGGCACCTTGGGATAGTCCTCTTCAACGCCTGCGTGATCGTATTAATGCATTATTCACCATGACGGTAGGAAAGCTTGCTCCTGTATTTTTGCTTGGATTTTTGTCGAATATGTATGCTGGTGGGGCCTCTACTATTTTAGGAAGTGCTCAGTTGGGAGCCCTAGGGCTCTCAACATTTGTGGTATGCGCCTATGTTGTCTTGCTTTATATTCTGGCGGGGAAGGGGCAAATAAAATTAGCGCTTAAGGCGATGAACAATGCTTTTCCTTCGTTGTTTATGTCCTTCACAACTATGTGTAGCATCACAACAATGCCCTATACTATTCAATGTGCAGAAAAAAACATGCGCGACCCCAGCATGGCAAAAATGATCATTCCTGCAACAACGAATATCCAACAGGCAGGTGATTGTTTGATGAATGCCTTGTTTTGTTTGATTTTGCTCAAGACCTATGGGATGCCGATCCCAGGATTGTGGGAGTGGAGCATTTTTGTTGGTGTTTTTGCAACAGCACGTTTTGCCACGGCAGGAGTGATGGGGGGGGCAATATTTATTATGTTGCCTTTATATGAAAAATATTTGGGATTTACGGCTGAAATGTCTGCAATTTTGTTGGCTCTGAATGTTCTCTTTGATCCAATTATTACGGCTATGAATGTTTATGCAAACGGCGCCTTATGTATTATTTTTGAGCGATTTTGGCTGTGTCTTGAGGGAGGATATGACGCGTTGCGAAAAAGGTTGATAGCCAGCTAA
- a CDS encoding rhodanese-related sulfurtransferase, which yields MDTNHTDTVLHKERNQESLITVCAYYKFQPVADPERMREKLRRLCKKHIIKGLTLLGTEGINGTMAGSDAAMKAFRAFIEDDLGFAPLDWKVAYTSQMPFMRLKIKVKNEICTSGVPTEANPIQGVGIYTDPKEWNALITRDDTVVVDVRNDFEVQMGTFAHARNPHTTSFREFAAYVDKELSAYKDTPIAMCCTGGIRCEKSTAYLKAKGFQHVYHLKGGILRYLEEMPKEQSLWSGECFVFDERVSVDHDLKPGSYELCHGCRLPINATHKASVDYEEGVSCPQCINIRTDDQKSRARERHHQITLAKARNRSHRGDCSVIEE from the coding sequence ATGGATACTAATCATACGGACACTGTTTTGCACAAGGAGCGCAATCAGGAATCCTTGATAACCGTTTGTGCTTACTACAAATTTCAGCCAGTTGCTGATCCGGAAAGAATGCGCGAAAAACTGCGGCGTTTGTGTAAAAAACATATAATTAAGGGTTTAACTCTTCTGGGAACAGAGGGAATTAACGGCACAATGGCGGGCTCAGATGCCGCGATGAAGGCTTTTCGTGCTTTTATTGAGGATGATCTCGGCTTTGCTCCGCTTGATTGGAAAGTAGCCTATACTTCTCAAATGCCGTTTATGCGTCTTAAAATCAAAGTAAAGAACGAGATTTGCACCAGTGGTGTGCCTACTGAGGCTAACCCAATACAAGGCGTGGGTATTTATACAGATCCCAAGGAATGGAATGCCCTCATTACGCGGGATGATACTGTTGTCGTGGATGTTCGCAATGATTTTGAGGTTCAAATGGGTACCTTTGCTCATGCACGCAATCCTCACACAACAAGTTTTCGTGAATTCGCGGCATACGTGGATAAAGAGCTTAGTGCTTATAAAGACACACCGATTGCGATGTGTTGTACAGGTGGTATTCGGTGCGAAAAATCGACGGCTTATCTGAAGGCCAAGGGCTTTCAACACGTTTACCATTTAAAGGGAGGAATTTTGCGCTATCTCGAAGAAATGCCTAAGGAGCAATCGCTATGGTCGGGCGAGTGTTTCGTCTTTGACGAACGGGTTTCTGTGGATCATGATTTGAAACCAGGTTCATATGAATTGTGCCATGGCTGTCGTTTGCCAATCAATGCGACACACAAAGCCTCCGTTGACTATGAAGAGGGGGTGTCCTGTCCCCAGTGTATCAATATCCGTACAGATGATCAAAAATCTCGGGCGCGGGAACGACACCACCAAATTACGCTGGCTAAGGCTCGCAACCGCTCTCACAGAGGGGATTGCAGCGTTATCGAGGAATGA